The stretch of DNA AACTGGGAATGAGATAAACGAAAGCGGGCCGATGACGGACGATGGCCGCTTTCAGCGCGTCCGGATCGATGCCCTCGACCTGCAAGGGCAGGCCGTGAAACGCCGCGCCGTAAACCCGGAAACATTGAAGCGCCGCGAGGTAGGTCGGCGACTCCAGCAACACCGGCGTTCCCTCGTCGATGAACAGCTTGCCCACCAGATCGATGCCCTGCTGGGAACCCGTCGTCACCAGCACTTGATCGGCTTGGCACCGAAGCCCCAGGCCTGAAAGCCCCTGTGCGATCAGCGCCCGCAACCTGGGCTCGCCTTCGCTGGGACCGTACTGGCGGGAATCGGCGGCACAAGCGTCGAAATCCAGATCCGGCATCAGCTCTTCCGCCGGCAGGCCCCCGGCGAAAGAGATCACCCCGGGTTGCTGAGTGATCTGCAAAATGTCCCGGATGAGGGAACTGGTAAGGCGTTCGGTACGGCGAGAAAGTCGATGCGTCATGAGAATCCGGCAGGGTTGGTCGAGCCGATTCGGCTGGATGGTTCGGAAAAAATCTGCGAGAAATGCGCGGCAAGCCCTTCCGGCCAAAGAGGAGAGCTCATTGGCCGTCCTTTTTCGCAAAGTCTTGACTATACAACATTTGGGCCGCATCCCTTCACCCCGCATAGGCCCCGGACGCATGGCGGGCCGTCCCGCGCACCCCGAGCGTGTGGAAGCAAGGCGACGAAATTTATTTGCCTGCGTAGAAACCAAGCATGGTCTTGATCGAAAAATTTGGTTAGTATTACCGCCCGATTACGAAAGATGAAGCCGCCAGGCGTCGCCTTTCGTTAGCGCCGCGTTGTAGCCGGGCAGGTACCGGCGAGTCGACGGGCAGAGGGATACGACAGCAGTCACCCGGCTCCAGACTCTAAAATTACAACGATAACTATGATACCCGAGGAGACTCAGTCGATATGAAAATTCAGAATGCCTTGTCCAAATTTGCCGCTTTGCTGGTAGCCGGCTCCTTGAGCTTCGGCGCCTTTGCCGCGGAAAGCCCCGAAGGTGTGAGGCAAGTCACCGCAGAAGCCCTGAAGGTGGCCCAGGAAGCGCTTTCGCAGGCTAAAGCCGGCGAAAAGGATGCAGCCTTGGCCTCTGCCAAACTTTATCGCCAGAAAGCCAAGGAAATCACCGGCGGCGGCGCCGGGCCTTCCCTGTCCAAGGCCATGACCGCCGCCAAGGAAGCTGCATCCGACCTCGAGGCCGGCAACAATGACGCTGCGATCGAGAAGCTGACCGACGTCGTGAACCGCATGACGGTGATCAACAAAGAGACGAAGTAAGCTTGCTGCGATCGACCGGCGGCTTGCTCGCCGGGAAGCGAAGGCGGGGCGGAATACGCTCCGCCTTTTTTCATGCCATTCGCGGCAGTATTCGGAGCGCTTACGGCTGGTGCCGCACACCGGCACCGGCAAGGTAATCAGGCGTACTCGGTTCCGGGTTGGCCTCCATGTAGGCTCGGAAACCGGCGAATACCGGCCAGGTGACCGTCTCCATGCCACCCGCGGCCAACAGCCCGATGCCGGCGACGGTGCGCTCCACCCAGCTCGGCCGGGTTTTCATCTGGAAGTCCTTCCGCAGAGTCTCCTCGTCGTCGGCCATCAACGCGTAAGTCAGCCGCGTATTGTGGAACGCCATGGGCTGAGCCGGCCGGTCCGGCGTCGCAGGCTCCATAACGCAGCCGGCCAGGACGAAAACAAAAGTCGAAACCGTCAATTTGGAAGGCTTGGTCACCATCGTCTTGAGGAAGAATCCAGGATGGTCATGAGCGTACCATGGATGGCGAGGCAGCGGGCAGGTGCCTGCCGGGTTCTGACAGAAGAGAGTACCCTATACCTTCGGAAAACACGTTGTGGCCGAAAACTCGATGCCGATGCCCATCCCCTTCCCTCCCAAGGGCCTATATGTGATCACGCCCGACCGGCTCCGAGGGGAGGCGCTGCTTGCCGCCGTCGAAAGCGCCGTTTTCGGGGGCGCCGCGGTGGTGCAATACCGGCCCAAGTCGGGATCGGCGAAGGATCACCTGGCTGAAGGGGAGCGATTGCGTAAATCCTGCCGCGCCGCGGGAGTTCCTCTCATCATCAACGACAGCGCGCGGCTGGCGGCAAACATCGGTGCCGACGGCGTGCACCTGGGCAAGGATGACGGCGCAGTGGCGACGGCGCGAAGCGTGCTCGGCCACCGGGCTATCGTCGGCGTTTCCTGTTACGACTCGCTGGAGCGGGCGCTCCGCGCGGAAGCCGAGGGCGCGGATTACGTCGCCTTCGGCGCATTTTTCCCGTCCGCCACCAAACCCGGCGCCCCCCGTGCCCGACTGGAGACCTTGCGGGAGGCGAGAACCCGCCTGAATATCCCGATCGTCGCCATCGGGGGCATAGACGCCACCAATGCCACTCAAGCCATCGACGCCGGCGCAGACCTGGTTGCAGTCATCGAAGCGGTATTCGGGGCATCGGATGTTGCCCGCGCGGCACTCGCACTGCGAAGCCTTTTCCCCTCCCCGCCAAAGCGGTAGCCGCTCCCCTGTGGCGGTTGAAACAAAGCCTTGCATGATCCCATTGTCCTCGGCGCCGAACGGCGGCATCATAACGGGTTAATGCTTTAATCAACCGAAGGGTCGAGAATCGCCATGATCGCAAGCCATCCATCCCCAAACTCCCAGTCCGCGGCCAATACGGATACCGATCCGGAGGAAACCCGGGAGTGGCTGGACGCGCTTGCAGCCGTCATCGAAACGGAAGGCGTCGAGCGCGCCCATTTCCTGATAGAAAAGCTCGTCGACAAGGCACGCCGCTCCGGCGCGAACCTGCCTTACAAGGCCCACACTGCCTACATCAATACCATTCCGCCACATGCCGAGGCGCGCAGCCCAGGCGATGCCGGCATCGAACACCGCATCCGCTGCTATCTGCGCTGGAATGCCATGGCGATGGTGGTACGCGCGAACCAGAAATCCACCGAGTACGGCGGGCACATTTCCAGCTTCGCCTCCTCGGCCACCCTCTACGACGTCGGCTTCAACCATTTCTTCCACGCCCCCGACCGCGACCACGGCGGCGACCTGGTGTTTTTCCAGGGCCATTCCGCGCCCGGCATCTATGCCCGGGCCTTCCTGGAAGGGCGGCTGACGGAAGAGCACTTGGACCGGTTCCGTGCCGAAGTCGGCGGCGGCGGGCTTTCATCCTACCCCCACCCCTGGCTGATGCCGGATTTTTGGCAGTTCCCGACGGTCTCCATGGGCCTCGGGCCGCTGATGGCGATCTATCAGGCGCGGTTCATGAAATACCTGGCCGATCGCAAGATCCTCCTGAACACCGAAGGCCGCAAGGTCTGGTGCTTCTGCGGCGACGGCGAGATGGACGAGCCGGAATCCATGGGCGCCATCGGCCTTGCCGGCCGGGAAAAGCTGGACAACCTGATTTTCGTGGTCAACTGCAACCTGCAGCGCCTGGATGGGCCGGTGCGCGGCGACGGCAAGATCATCCAGGACCTGGAGGCAGAATTTCGCGGCGCCGGCTGGAACGTCATCAAGGTGATCTGGGGCTCGCACTGGGACGCTCTGCTGGCCCGCGACACCAAGGGACTGCTGCAGCAGCGCATGGAAGAGGTGGTCGATGGCGAATACCAGACCTACAAGGCCAAGGATGGTGCCTATGTCCGGAAGCATTTCTTCGGCAAATATCCCGAACTGCTGGAGATGGTCGCCAACATGTCCGATGATGACATCTGGCACCTGAACCGGGGCGGCCACGATCCGCACAAGGTCTATGCCGCCTACGCCGCCGCGGTGGCGCACAAGGGCCAGCCGACGGTGATCCTGGCCAAGACCATCAAGGGCTACGGCATGGGCCGGGCCGGCGAAGGCCAGATGGGCGCGCACCAGCAGAAGAAGCTGGACGCCGAAGCGCTCAAGGCTTTCCGCGACCGTTTCAACATTCCGATTCCGGACGACAAGGTGCATGAGGCACCGTACTACAAGCCGGCTGAGGACAGTCCCGAGATGGTCTACCTGCAGGAGCGCCGCAAGGCGCTGGGCGGTTACCTGCCGCAGAGGCGGAAGGAGGCGCCCCATCTGCAGATTCCCGATCTGAGCATCTTCGAGACGATGCTGAAGAGCTCGGAAGACCGTGAAATGTCCACGACGATGGCCTTCGTCCGGCTGCTCTCCTCCCTGCTACGCGACAAGGCGCTGGGCCGCTACGTGGTGCCGATCGTGCCCGACGAAGCTCGCACCTTCGGCATGGAAGGCCTGTTCCGGCAATACGGCATCTATTCCTCGGTCGGCCAGCTCTACGAGCCCCAGGACGCCGACACCGTGATGTTCTACCGCGAGGACAAATCCGGCCAAATTCTGGAAGAAGGGATCTGCGAAGCGGGCGGCATGTGCGACTGGATCGCCGCCGGCACGGCGTTCAGCAATCACAACGTGCAGATGATCCCGTTCTATATCTACTACTCCATGTTCGGCTTCCAGCGCGTCGGCGACCTGATGTGGGCGGCGGGCGACATGCAGGCCCGTGGTTTCCTCATGGGCGGCACCGCGGGACGCACCACCCTGGCCGGCGAAGGCCTGCAGCACCAGGACGGCCACAGCCACCTGATCATGGGGGCGATCCCCAACTGCATCACCTACGACCCGACCTTCGCCTACGAACTGGCGATCATCGTGCACGATGGCCTGCGCCGCATGTACCAGGAAAACGAGAACGTCTTCTACTACATCACGGTGATGAACGAGAACTACAGCCATCCCGCCCTGCCGGAAGGCGCGAAGGAAGGCATCGTCAAGGGACTGTACAAGTTCCGCGATGCCGGCAAGGACGAGGCCGTGCAATTGATGGGCAGCGGCACGATCCTGCGCGAAGTGCTGAAAGCGGCCGATCTGCTGGAGGCGGATTACGGCATCAAGGCCGGCGTCTGGAGCGCCACCAGCTTCAACCAGTTGCGCCGCGATGGCTCGGAGATTTCGCGCTGGAACCTGCTGCATCCGGAACAGTCGCGGAAAATCAGCTATGTCGAACGGTGCCTGGCGGCGAGCACGGGTCCGATCATCGCGGCGACGGACTACGTCAAGGCCTATCCGGACCTGATCCGGGAATTCGTGCCCCGGAGCTACACCGTGCTCGGGACCGACGGTTTCGGCCGCAGCGACCGCCGTTCGGCGCTGCGCCAGTTTTTCGAGGTGGATAGCTACCACATCGCGTTCGCGGCCCTGAAGTCCCTGGCCGACGAAGGCGGCATCGAAAAATCCAAGCTGGCGGATGCGATGGCCCGCTGGAACATCGACCCGGACAAGGCCAACCCGGTCGGCTGCTGAGGAGGAGGATAAGAAAAAATGGCACAAGAACAAACCGTCGTCGTCCCCGACATCGGCGACTTCAAGGACGTCGAAATCATCGAGGTGCTGGTCAAGCCAGGCGACAAGGTCGCGGCGAACGACTCGCTCATCACCCTGGAGAGCGACAAGGCGGCGATGGAGATTCCCTCGCCCTACGCCGGCATCGTGGCCGAATTGTATGTAGGCGTGGGCAGCAAGGTCAGCATGGGGACACCGATCCTGCTGTTGCGGGCGGATGAGGGGGCGGAAGCGCCCGTAGCGGTAGCCGCGCCCACCGAACCTGCATCGGCACCCGCCCCGGCTGTCGCCGAACGAGTTGCGCCGGCGCAGTCCGCCGAAGCGGCTCCCGCGGCGCCCGCAGCGCCTGCGGTCGAAAGTGCGGTTGCGGCAGAAGGTACGGGACCGGCCCATGCCAGCCCCGCCGTCCGCCGCTTCGCCCGCGAACTCGGCGTCGATGTGGCGAAAGTCCGCGGCACCGGCCCCAAGGGCCGCATCCTGAAGGCCGACATTCAAGCCTTCGTGAAGAGCCGCATAGCGCAGGCCGAACGGGCGGGCACCGGCGGTTTCGCCTTGCCGGAGATGCCGGAAATCGACTTCGCCCAGTTCGGAGCGATCGAACGCCAGCCGCTTTCGCGGATCCAGAAGCTCTCTGCGGCCAATCTCCACCGGACCTGGATCACGGTCCCGCACGTCACCCAGCACGACGAGGCCGACATCACCGAGCTGGAAGCCTTCCGCCATGCACTCAAGGCCGAATCCGCCAAGCGCGGCGTCAAGCTGACCCCGCTGCCGTTCATCATCAAGGCCGTGGTCGCCGCCCTGAAAGCCTTCCCGCGCTTCAACGCATCGCTTGCGCCCAACGGCGAAGAACTGATCCTCAAGAGCTACTACCATATCGGGTTCGCGGTGGACACGCCGGACGGCCTGGTGGTGCCGGTGATCCGCGATGCCGATGCTAAGGGCATCTGGGACATCGCCGCCGAGCTCGCCGCCATCGGCGACAAGGCCCGCGGCAAGAAGCTGCGCACCGCCGACCTGCAGGGCGGCACCTTCACCGTCTCCAGCTTAGGGGGGATCGGCGGCACGGCCTTCACGCCGATCATCAACGCCCCCGAGGTCGCCATCCTGGGCGTCTCCAAGGCGCAGCTGCGGCCGCTGTTCCAAGACGGCCAGTTCGTCCCGCGGCTGATGCTGCCCTTGTCGTTGTCCTATGACCACCGCGTGATCGACGGCGCCGATGGCGTCCGCTTCGTCACCTATGTCAGCAGCCTGCTCGCCGACATGCGGCGCATCCTGCTCTAAGTCAAGTAAGGAGTCTCCGATGGCTGAACCCAAGACGATTCACGCCGAGGTCCTGGTGCTGGGCGGCGGGCCGGGCGGTTACACCGCCGCTTTCCGCGCAGCGGACCTGGGCAAGCAGGTGGTCCTGGTCGAACGCTACCCGACCCTGGGCGGCGTCTGTCTCAACGTGGGCTGCATCCCGTCCAAGGCCTTGCTGCACACGGCGCAGATCATCCATGAAGCCAAGGAGGCCAGCGAATTCGGCGTCCGCTTCGGCGCGCCGGAAATCGATCTGGACCAGGTGCGCAACTTCAAGGACAAGGTGGTCAAAACCCTGACCGGCGGGCTCGATGCGCTCGCCAAGCAGCGCAAGGTGACGGTCGTGCAGGGCACCGGCCATTTCGCCAGCGACCACAGCATGCAGGTGGCGACGGCCGATGGCCCGGTCACGGTGAGTTTCGACCAGGCCATCATCGCCGCCGGTTCGCGGGCGGCGAAGATTCCCGGCTTCCCGAACGACGACCCGCGCCTGATGGACTCCACCGACGCCCTGGCGCTGCAAGAAGTCCCCAAGCGCCTCCTGATCGTCGGCGGCGGCATCATCGGCCTGGAAATGGCCACGGTGTATCACGCCTTGGGCGCCGGCATCACCGTGGTGGAACTGATGGACCAGTTGATCCCCGGCTGCGATGCCGACCTGGTGCGTCCGCTGCATCAGCACATCAAGAAGCAGTATGAGAACATCCATCTCAAGACCCGCGTCACCCGCATCGAACCCGAAGCGGCCGGCCTCAAGGTGTTCTTCGAAGGCGAAGGCGCACCCGAATCCGACCTGTTCGACCGGGTGCTGGTGGCGGTGGGGCGCACCCCGAACGGCGGCCTGATCGGTGCGGAAAACGCAGGTGTCCACGTCGATGCCAAGGGCTTCATTCCGGTCGACGAGCGCCAGCGCACCAATGTCCCGCATATCTATGCCATCGGCGACATCGTCGGCAACCCCATGCTGGCCCACAAGGCCACCCACGAGGCCAAGGTCGCCGCCGAAGTCATCGCCGGTCATCCTTCGGCGTTCCAGGCGCTGACCATTCCGTCGGTGGCCTATACCGATCCGGAAGTCGCCTGGATGGGCGTCACCGAAACCCAGGCGAAAGCCCAGG from Methylococcus geothermalis encodes:
- the lpdA gene encoding dihydrolipoyl dehydrogenase, whose amino-acid sequence is MAEPKTIHAEVLVLGGGPGGYTAAFRAADLGKQVVLVERYPTLGGVCLNVGCIPSKALLHTAQIIHEAKEASEFGVRFGAPEIDLDQVRNFKDKVVKTLTGGLDALAKQRKVTVVQGTGHFASDHSMQVATADGPVTVSFDQAIIAAGSRAAKIPGFPNDDPRLMDSTDALALQEVPKRLLIVGGGIIGLEMATVYHALGAGITVVELMDQLIPGCDADLVRPLHQHIKKQYENIHLKTRVTRIEPEAAGLKVFFEGEGAPESDLFDRVLVAVGRTPNGGLIGAENAGVHVDAKGFIPVDERQRTNVPHIYAIGDIVGNPMLAHKATHEAKVAAEVIAGHPSAFQALTIPSVAYTDPEVAWMGVTETQAKAQGIEYEKAVFPWAASGRALGIGRKEGATKLLCDKATKRVIGAGIVGPHAGELIAEAVLALEMGADAEDIGLTVHAHPTLSETFAFAAEMIEGTITDLYLRKR
- the thiE gene encoding thiamine phosphate synthase: MPMPIPFPPKGLYVITPDRLRGEALLAAVESAVFGGAAVVQYRPKSGSAKDHLAEGERLRKSCRAAGVPLIINDSARLAANIGADGVHLGKDDGAVATARSVLGHRAIVGVSCYDSLERALRAEAEGADYVAFGAFFPSATKPGAPRARLETLREARTRLNIPIVAIGGIDATNATQAIDAGADLVAVIEAVFGASDVARAALALRSLFPSPPKR
- the aceF gene encoding dihydrolipoyllysine-residue acetyltransferase, which codes for MAQEQTVVVPDIGDFKDVEIIEVLVKPGDKVAANDSLITLESDKAAMEIPSPYAGIVAELYVGVGSKVSMGTPILLLRADEGAEAPVAVAAPTEPASAPAPAVAERVAPAQSAEAAPAAPAAPAVESAVAAEGTGPAHASPAVRRFARELGVDVAKVRGTGPKGRILKADIQAFVKSRIAQAERAGTGGFALPEMPEIDFAQFGAIERQPLSRIQKLSAANLHRTWITVPHVTQHDEADITELEAFRHALKAESAKRGVKLTPLPFIIKAVVAALKAFPRFNASLAPNGEELILKSYYHIGFAVDTPDGLVVPVIRDADAKGIWDIAAELAAIGDKARGKKLRTADLQGGTFTVSSLGGIGGTAFTPIINAPEVAILGVSKAQLRPLFQDGQFVPRLMLPLSLSYDHRVIDGADGVRFVTYVSSLLADMRRILL
- the aceE gene encoding pyruvate dehydrogenase (acetyl-transferring), homodimeric type; its protein translation is MIASHPSPNSQSAANTDTDPEETREWLDALAAVIETEGVERAHFLIEKLVDKARRSGANLPYKAHTAYINTIPPHAEARSPGDAGIEHRIRCYLRWNAMAMVVRANQKSTEYGGHISSFASSATLYDVGFNHFFHAPDRDHGGDLVFFQGHSAPGIYARAFLEGRLTEEHLDRFRAEVGGGGLSSYPHPWLMPDFWQFPTVSMGLGPLMAIYQARFMKYLADRKILLNTEGRKVWCFCGDGEMDEPESMGAIGLAGREKLDNLIFVVNCNLQRLDGPVRGDGKIIQDLEAEFRGAGWNVIKVIWGSHWDALLARDTKGLLQQRMEEVVDGEYQTYKAKDGAYVRKHFFGKYPELLEMVANMSDDDIWHLNRGGHDPHKVYAAYAAAVAHKGQPTVILAKTIKGYGMGRAGEGQMGAHQQKKLDAEALKAFRDRFNIPIPDDKVHEAPYYKPAEDSPEMVYLQERRKALGGYLPQRRKEAPHLQIPDLSIFETMLKSSEDREMSTTMAFVRLLSSLLRDKALGRYVVPIVPDEARTFGMEGLFRQYGIYSSVGQLYEPQDADTVMFYREDKSGQILEEGICEAGGMCDWIAAGTAFSNHNVQMIPFYIYYSMFGFQRVGDLMWAAGDMQARGFLMGGTAGRTTLAGEGLQHQDGHSHLIMGAIPNCITYDPTFAYELAIIVHDGLRRMYQENENVFYYITVMNENYSHPALPEGAKEGIVKGLYKFRDAGKDEAVQLMGSGTILREVLKAADLLEADYGIKAGVWSATSFNQLRRDGSEISRWNLLHPEQSRKISYVERCLAASTGPIIAATDYVKAYPDLIREFVPRSYTVLGTDGFGRSDRRSALRQFFEVDSYHIAFAALKSLADEGGIEKSKLADAMARWNIDPDKANPVGC